AGACTGTAAAACAGAAATTTAATCCTTTTACTGGGCAACGCAAGTTATTACTGTTTAAGAATTCCTTTGGTCTCGCGTGTTTAAGTTTTCAGGCAGGACGAAAGGAGACCAAAGGGCGGAGTGTTCTCAGTCTGAAAGCGGGGTTAGAATTGAAGGATCGTCCAACCCTCCAAATAACCACAAACTGAAACATGAAACTCAATGAAAACGGGGAGATTTTCAATACATTCTGTGATTTAGCTATTACCCTTCCCTGCCTCCAGTGGTGGGTGTTCGGCTGTAAGAGAAATAAGGAGCGGGAATGACATTCATACACTGGCCATTTTGAAAGAAGTAGTGAGACATGGAGCCGCCGATATACAAGAACAAGAAGCTGAGGTGGTAGCGAAGGAAAGGTGGAGTCTGTATCTTGATGAAGTTTCGGAGAGAGGAAACCGCAGAAATGTTCGGTGCTGGGCGGTCCGAGAATCGTAAATTTTAGGGAAATGAGCTGTGGTGCCGCTACATTCGGAAAAGCCGTAAGCTCTATGATAGTGGTGAGGCGGGAAGGGTGGTATTTCAATATGACAGAGCGGGCTTTTCAAATTTTCAAATTACCCAATGAGACATAGCTCGTTCCCAGCAGCCAATCAAAAAGGAGAGTTTGCCTATAAATATAGTTAGTGCCAGAACAACGCCTTCTCTTTCTCCGTTTTCTTTCAGAACTAATAACGCCTCGTTTTGGTTACAATGGCCAGGACCAAGCAGACCGCCCGTAAATCCACCGGTGGCAAAGCTCCCCGTAAGCAACTGGCTACTAAAGCTGCCCGGAAGAGCGCGCCTGCCACTGGGGGAGTGAAGAAGCCTCATCGTTACCGACCCGGCACCGTGGCTTTGCGAGAGATCCGCCGCTACCAGAAATCCACTGAGCTGCTCATCCGCAAGTTgcccttccagcgcctggtgcgTGAAATCGCCCAGGACTTCAAGACCGATTTACGCTTCCAGAGCTCGGCCGTTATGGCCCTGCAGGAGGCCAGCGAAGCCTACTTGGTGGGGCTCTTTGAAGATACTAACCTGTGTGCTATTCATGCCAAGAGAGTCACCATCATGCCCAAGGACATTCAGTTGGCCCGGCGTATCCGTGGCGAGAGAGCTTAAAGGCTGCTCAGCCATCTTCCAAATGACCCAAAGGCTCTTTTAAGAGCCACTACATTTACACTTAAAGGAGTTGTAGCATGCCTATACTttaagtaacagaggggtagccgtgttagtctgaatctgtaaaaagcaacagagggtcctgtggtacctttaagactaacagaagtattggagcataagctttcgtgggtgaatgcccacttcatcaggctGAatgctgatgaagtgggcattcacccacgaaagcttatgctccaacacttctgttagtcttaaaggtgccacaggaccctctgttgctttttataatttAAGTGTTGTTCTGAGATGGTACACTATTGTAGGTAAGCTGCTTTCTAATGTAATGAGTGGCGTTTTCCAGTCCTGTAAAATGCACGTATTCCCTGTTAACTTCTAAAGGAAAACAGTGTGAAACGTAGGTTGCTATTTAAAACTTTAGCTTCAAGTTCCTTTCCCACTTTGAAGTGATTATCTGACAAACTCAGTCTCAGAGGGAAGAATTACTGAAGGTTAGTTGTGCCGCCCTCTAAATAGCAGcaaattaaaacacaaaatacGAGGATCGAGAGGGGTTTCAGCCCATTCTGTGGGTTAACTATTATCCCCGCCCCTTCTTTATCTCCGGGGATTTGTGTGCGTGATGGTTGTTCAGCAGTAAGAGAAAGAGAGCAGGGATGACATTGACTAGCCAGCTTGTGGCGACCGCTTTCTATCTGTGCTTCCAGAGCTCGGCCGTTATGGCCCGATAGGAGGCCAGCGAATTGGTGGGCTCTTTGAAAATACTAACTTTAACCTGAGTGCCAGTCACGCCAGAGAGTCACCTCCTGCCCAAGGACATCCAGTTACGCCGGCGTATCCGTGGTGAAAGGGTTTACAGGCTGCTCAGTTCAGCTCTCTTCTGTAACTTCCAAACGACCCAAAGGCTCTTTTAAAAGCCACTACCTTCACGCTGAAAGGAGCTGTAACACCCCCATAACTTGTaacattttgttatttttttaccAGATGTTAACAGTCCCAAATAGCAATATTCAGATAAActagagagggagggggaaagctttTGAGTTTTTGCTACAGGAATTTAAAGAATGATAGGAACCATGAGGCGAACCAACTATCCTTCAGGCACATAAACAGATAATTCATGGAGCCAAAACTTTAGTCGAACCTCTAGAATTATTCTTCGGTTAAATAGAGTACTGAACAGTGTAATCTGGTAATATGTCAAATGTTATTTACCGGACAAACCGTTTAGCCATATTTTATATGGAGGTGACACCTCACCGAACTATTggttgggagggggagaaacgAGAAAGACGAGGAACACCTAGATTTTTCCCTAAAATTTGAAACCCCGATATAAGTTTAAATTGACAATGCCATTTACTAAAACGAAATCAGTCCCCCCTCTATATAGGGAGCATatgcaataaaaaaaatgctttaacaAGTCACCTGAAACTAAAGCACAAATacagattgttttaaaaaatacactgtTGGAGTTTGAAAAACACAAGCAACAGCAGTTAGTGATAGCAGAGCTCTTTGGATGAGAAAGTGGATGGCTCTTAAAAGAGCCTTTGGGTTATAGGTGTTGATAGTCTCACAGCAAACTATTTACTTGGAGCTGGTGTACTTAGTGACGGCCTTGGTGCCCTCAGACACAGCATGTTTGGCCAGCTCCCCCGGCAGAAGCAGGCGCACAGCGGTCTGGATCTCCCGAGAAGTGATGGTTGAACGCTTGTTGTAATGAGCCAGGCGAGACGCTTCCCCCGCAATGCGCTCGAAGATGTCGTTCACAAAGGAGTTCATGATCCCCATGGCCTTAGAGGAGATACCGGTGTCCGGGTGAACTTGTTTCAGCACTTTGTACAC
The Emys orbicularis isolate rEmyOrb1 chromosome 1, rEmyOrb1.hap1, whole genome shotgun sequence DNA segment above includes these coding regions:
- the LOC135894613 gene encoding histone H2B 8, translating into MPEPAKSAPAPKKGSKKAVTKTQKKGDKKRRKTRKESYSIYVYKVLKQVHPDTGISSKAMGIMNSFVNDIFERIAGEASRLAHYNKRSTITSREIQTAVRLLLPGELAKHAVSEGTKAVTKYTSSK
- the LOC135875579 gene encoding histone H3, with product MARTKQTARKSTGGKAPRKQLATKAARKSAPATGGVKKPHRYRPGTVALREIRRYQKSTELLIRKLPFQRLVREIAQDFKTDLRFQSSAVMALQEASEAYLVGLFEDTNLCAIHAKRVTIMPKDIQLARRIRGERA